In Thermoanaerobacterium xylanolyticum LX-11, the genomic window GTAAGCGTTTCAAGTGCGTTATCCACATTTATTCTGAAATTACTGCCAAGCTTATTTTTAAAGTTCATCTGAAGCTGTACCGCCACTTCTATACCCTCCCTTCTTCCATAATCATCTTAAATTATTACTGCTGAGCCAGATCTACTTGGTTTATGCGGGTCACAGACTTCACAGGATATGTTTGAAGTCCGCTTAAAACTGATGCCACATCCATCACATCCTGATCAAGGGCAGAACTTTTAATGTTGTTGTATGTCCTGCTTCTTATGACGTCGACACCTCTTTCGTCTTTTCCAGTGATGTATGATATGGAAATCCTTGAGCCTTGTGGTGTAGATATAACCGCCATTTTAACACCTCCTTTTAGTTTTTACACTTATAATATAGAAAAAGCGAAAAAATCTTACCCATAAAAAAACAGGAAATTATCATAAAGATAAGTTCCTGTTTTTAATGTATTTACTTTGCCAGCTCGTATATGGCACGGGCGTATATCTTGGCATTTAAGACGAGATCGTCTATCTCAATGTACTCATTTGCCTGATGGTCAAGATCTGGTTTGCCTGGAAAAATCGGCCCAAATGCCACCATGTTTTTCATCTCTTTGGCGTACGTTCCACCGCCAATCGACAATGGCTCATCTTTCCTTCCAGTCACATCCTCATAGACTTTCATAAGAGTCTTTACGAGGATGTGATCTTTAGGAAAATAAAGCGGCGGCTGATGCATCATGTTTTCAAATCTCATGCCGTGTTCACTTATTTTCGCATTAAATGGATTCATCAGATCCTCGTACTTATAAGTTACAGGATACCTTATATTTAAACCTATTGAGCCTCTCTCCTCGTCAAAATTGATAGTTCCTACGTTAAACGAAAGCTCTCCTGTATCATCCTTTAGGTAAACTCCAAATGTCTTGCCATCTGTCTCAAGTCCGACATTTTTCGCAAAAAAGTCTATGAAATCTTTCACATCGTCTTCATCTTGATATATGACATTTAAAAACATCAAAAGCTGCATTATCGCATTCTTCCCAAGATGTGGAAGACTGCCATGAGCTGATACGCCGCGGGATTTTACTATAAGCATGTCGTCTTCTACTTCGCTATCTAAATCAAAGCCTGAAACATCCTTAAACCTCTTAACCTCATCACGAAGAGCTTTTCTTTTGTCTTCATCTTTCACATAAATACCGCATTCACAGTAGTCTGAAACCATATTAGGTCTATTGCCACCTTTTATATACTTAATAACCATATCTTTAGACTTCTTTTCAAAATCTTTTACTACCTCAAACATGGTGATGCCTTTTTCTGCGTATATGACTGGGTAATTGGCATCTGGTGTAAAACCGATTGATGGTGATTC contains:
- a CDS encoding DUF1659 domain-containing protein, with amino-acid sequence MAVISTPQGSRISISYITGKDERGVDVIRSRTYNNIKSSALDQDVMDVASVLSGLQTYPVKSVTRINQVDLAQQ
- the pepV gene encoding dipeptidase PepV is translated as MVLDQYVNALKDDLIKSTQEIIKIKSTEGDMKPGMPYGEGVAKALELALDIAKRLGFKTKNVDGYVGYAEYGEGDEIVGVLGHLDVVPEGDGWDYPPYGAEIHDGKIYGRGATDDKGPIMAALYALKAIKDSGLKLNKRVRILFGTNEETGSKEIEYYLKHDESPSIGFTPDANYPVIYAEKGITMFEVVKDFEKKSKDMVIKYIKGGNRPNMVSDYCECGIYVKDEDKRKALRDEVKRFKDVSGFDLDSEVEDDMLIVKSRGVSAHGSLPHLGKNAIMQLLMFLNVIYQDEDDVKDFIDFFAKNVGLETDGKTFGVYLKDDTGELSFNVGTINFDEERGSIGLNIRYPVTYKYEDLMNPFNAKISEHGMRFENMMHQPPLYFPKDHILVKTLMKVYEDVTGRKDEPLSIGGGTYAKEMKNMVAFGPIFPGKPDLDHQANEYIEIDDLVLNAKIYARAIYELAK